Proteins encoded together in one Salmo salar chromosome ssa08, Ssal_v3.1, whole genome shotgun sequence window:
- the mxd4 gene encoding max dimerization protein 4 isoform X2, with the protein MGRAKLRLYLEQLKELVPLGPDSSRHTTLSLLKRAKMHIKKLEEADRKALNTKEQLQREHRYLKRRLEQLVMPGGVERTRTDSLGSTISTDSEQEVDIEGMESPLGEGELGEGDSVDESISDDGLLDGEEEEDYNLQSSSSDASYTQHSSHRLQPHHC; encoded by the exons ATGGG ACGTGCCAAACTACGGCTGTACCTCGAGCAGCTGAAGGAGCTGGTTCCTTTGGGTCCGGACAGCAGTAGACACACCACACTGAGCCTGCTGAAAAGGGCCAAGATGCACATCAAG AAGCTGGAGGAGGCGGACAGAAAGGCTCTGAACACCAAAGAGCAGCTCCAGAGAGAGCACCGCTACCTCAAACgacgtctggaacagctggtgatgCCTGGAGGCGTGGAACGTACCCGAACCGACAGCCTAGGTTCCACCATCTCCACCGACTCAGAGCAAG aGGTGGACATTGAAGGCATGGAGTCCCCCCTGGGCGAGGGTGAGCTTGGCGAGGGGGACAGCGTGGACGAGAGCATCAGCGACGACGGCCTCCTGGAcggcgaggaggaggaggactacAACCTGCAGAGCAGCTCCAGCGACGCCAGCTACACACAGCATTCCTCCCACAGACTGCAGCCGCACCACTGCTAG
- the mxd4 gene encoding max dimerization protein 4 isoform X1, with the protein MELNSLLILLEAAEYLERRDREAEHGYASVLPYNSDFSRKKTKASPISRKTQNNRSSHNELEKHRRAKLRLYLEQLKELVPLGPDSSRHTTLSLLKRAKMHIKKLEEADRKALNTKEQLQREHRYLKRRLEQLVMPGGVERTRTDSLGSTISTDSEQEVDIEGMESPLGEGELGEGDSVDESISDDGLLDGEEEEDYNLQSSSSDASYTQHSSHRLQPHHC; encoded by the exons ATGGAACTTAATTCTCTTTTAATTCTCCTGGAGGCTGCAGAATACTTGGAAAGAAGAGACAGAG AAGCAGAACATGGTTACGCGTCTGTTCTACCGTACAATAGCGACTTTTCCCGAAAGAAAACGAAAGCTTCACCAATTTCAAGAAAAACTCAGAACAATAG ATCGTCACACAACGAGCTGGAGAAACACAG ACGTGCCAAACTACGGCTGTACCTCGAGCAGCTGAAGGAGCTGGTTCCTTTGGGTCCGGACAGCAGTAGACACACCACACTGAGCCTGCTGAAAAGGGCCAAGATGCACATCAAG AAGCTGGAGGAGGCGGACAGAAAGGCTCTGAACACCAAAGAGCAGCTCCAGAGAGAGCACCGCTACCTCAAACgacgtctggaacagctggtgatgCCTGGAGGCGTGGAACGTACCCGAACCGACAGCCTAGGTTCCACCATCTCCACCGACTCAGAGCAAG aGGTGGACATTGAAGGCATGGAGTCCCCCCTGGGCGAGGGTGAGCTTGGCGAGGGGGACAGCGTGGACGAGAGCATCAGCGACGACGGCCTCCTGGAcggcgaggaggaggaggactacAACCTGCAGAGCAGCTCCAGCGACGCCAGCTACACACAGCATTCCTCCCACAGACTGCAGCCGCACCACTGCTAG
- the mxd4 gene encoding max dimerization protein 4 isoform X3, with protein sequence MRRAKLRLYLEQLKELVPLGPDSSRHTTLSLLKRAKMHIKKLEEADRKALNTKEQLQREHRYLKRRLEQLVMPGGVERTRTDSLGSTISTDSEQEVDIEGMESPLGEGELGEGDSVDESISDDGLLDGEEEEDYNLQSSSSDASYTQHSSHRLQPHHC encoded by the exons ATGAG ACGTGCCAAACTACGGCTGTACCTCGAGCAGCTGAAGGAGCTGGTTCCTTTGGGTCCGGACAGCAGTAGACACACCACACTGAGCCTGCTGAAAAGGGCCAAGATGCACATCAAG AAGCTGGAGGAGGCGGACAGAAAGGCTCTGAACACCAAAGAGCAGCTCCAGAGAGAGCACCGCTACCTCAAACgacgtctggaacagctggtgatgCCTGGAGGCGTGGAACGTACCCGAACCGACAGCCTAGGTTCCACCATCTCCACCGACTCAGAGCAAG aGGTGGACATTGAAGGCATGGAGTCCCCCCTGGGCGAGGGTGAGCTTGGCGAGGGGGACAGCGTGGACGAGAGCATCAGCGACGACGGCCTCCTGGAcggcgaggaggaggaggactacAACCTGCAGAGCAGCTCCAGCGACGCCAGCTACACACAGCATTCCTCCCACAGACTGCAGCCGCACCACTGCTAG